ACTCGACGACTCGGGTGAGATCGACGAGTTCGGACAGGTCGACCTCCCCCTGTCGGTCTCGGGCGGGATCAGCTTCGACCCCGACGCGGAGCGGTTCGCCGTCACTGCGACCGGGAGCACGCTGAACACCAACGTCCACGTCGTGGACCTGGAGACCGGCGAGGCGACGCGCTGGACGCGCGCCTCGACCGCCGGTATCCCGCCGGAGACGTTCGTCGAACCGGAACTCGTCCACTACCCGACCTTCGACGGCCGGGAGATTCCGGCGTTCTTCTCGCTCCCCGAGACGGACACCGGCACCGGTGAGACGCCGGTCATCGTGGACATCCACGGCGGGCCGGAGTCCCAGCGCCGTCCCTCGTTCAACGGCGTGAAGCAGTACTTCCTCTCGCGGGGCTACGCCTACTTCGAACCGAACGTCCGCGGGTCGACGGGCTACGGGAAGGAGTACACGCGCCTAGACGACGTGCGCAACCGGATGGACTCGGTCGCAGACATCGAAGCGGGCGTCGAGTGGCTCCACGACCACCCCGCAGTGGACCCGGACCGGATCGTCGCCTACGGCGGCTCTTACGGCGGGTTCATGGTTCTCGCGGCGCTGACGGAGTATCCGGACCTGTGGGCCGCCGGCGTCGACGTGGTCGGGATCGCCAACTTCGTCACGTTCTTAGAGAACACCGGCGAGTGGCGGCGCGAACACCGCGAGGCGGAGTACGGCTCTCTGGCGGACGACCGGGAGTTCCTCGAATCCATCTCGCCGACCAACAACATCGAGAAGATCGAAGCGCCGCTGTTCGTCCTCCACGGCGAGAACGACCCTCGGGTCCCGGTCGCGGAGGCCCACCAGATCGTCGAGCAGGCCCGCGCTCAGGGCGTGCCGGTCCGAGAACTCATCTTCGAGGACGAGGGCCACGGCTTCTCGAAGTTGGAGAACCGAAAGGCGGCCTACCGCGCCATCGCGGAGTTCCTCGACGACCACGTCTGAGCGAGGGTCGTCGGCTCAGCTGTAGCGTTCCTCGTTCCACGGGTTCGCCGTGTTCGAGTAGCCACGCTTCTCCCAGTAGCCGCGCTCCGGGTCGGTCAAGAACTCGACGCCCGTCACCCACTTCGCACCTTTGTAGGCGTACTTGTGTGGCGTGACGACGCGCAGTGGCCCGCCGTGGTCCGCCGGCAGTGGGTCATCGTCGTACGCCCACGTCAACAGTACCTCGTCGCGCAGACAGTCCGAGAGCGGGAGATTCGTCGTGTAGCCGTCTGCGGCGTGGAACATGACGTGGACCGCGTCGTCGTGGACGCCGACGTGGTCCGCCAGCGTCGGGAACGTGACACCCGTGAACTCGCAGTCGAACTTCGACCACCCGGTGACACAGTGGAAGTCCTGCACCTGCGTCTCGCTCGGCAACTCGCGGAACTCCGGCAGTGTCGCGTCCAGTGGCTCCTCGACTGCGCCCCACACCTCGATCCCCCACGAGTCCGGATCGCCGGACGGCGTCCCGCTCTTCGACAACACGGGGAAGCGACTGGTCTCCCGCTGTCCCGGCGGGAGGCGGTCGTCGCCGAACTTCCGGTAGAGGTCCGTGACGTTCCTCGTCATACCCGACCCAGGACCGCGACCGTGGTAGGCGTTCCGACTCGGCCCGTGTGACTCCGAGTGCCCCGGTGGAACC
This genomic window from Salinirubrum litoreum contains:
- a CDS encoding S9 family peptidase; translation: MFDIDRYLAVESAAGASFGPDGDHLSFLMNTTGTHQVWTLDGPEAWPDRRTFYDEQVSFASWSPERRELVFGMDEGGNERTQFYRLDPDAGEITDLTRHPEKKHQWGGWSHDGEQFAFTSNRRDERVFDVYVQDREAVGEAATLVAESDGWYSAVGWSPDDDRILLHEMHSNYDHDVHVLDLDSGDRRHLTPHDEATRFGSLAWAPDGESVYVTTDADADTLELARLDLADLSLETVVTGGDWNVDSVAIHHETGRVVYARNVDGYTELTTGELDDSGEIDEFGQVDLPLSVSGGISFDPDAERFAVTATGSTLNTNVHVVDLETGEATRWTRASTAGIPPETFVEPELVHYPTFDGREIPAFFSLPETDTGTGETPVIVDIHGGPESQRRPSFNGVKQYFLSRGYAYFEPNVRGSTGYGKEYTRLDDVRNRMDSVADIEAGVEWLHDHPAVDPDRIVAYGGSYGGFMVLAALTEYPDLWAAGVDVVGIANFVTFLENTGEWRREHREAEYGSLADDREFLESISPTNNIEKIEAPLFVLHGENDPRVPVAEAHQIVEQARAQGVPVRELIFEDEGHGFSKLENRKAAYRAIAEFLDDHV
- a CDS encoding sulfite oxidase-like oxidoreductase, giving the protein MTRNVTDLYRKFGDDRLPPGQRETSRFPVLSKSGTPSGDPDSWGIEVWGAVEEPLDATLPEFRELPSETQVQDFHCVTGWSKFDCEFTGVTFPTLADHVGVHDDAVHVMFHAADGYTTNLPLSDCLRDEVLLTWAYDDDPLPADHGGPLRVVTPHKYAYKGAKWVTGVEFLTDPERGYWEKRGYSNTANPWNEERYS